The following proteins are encoded in a genomic region of Arthrobacter jiangjiafuii:
- a CDS encoding GuaB3 family IMP dehydrogenase-related protein: protein MSNEIEIGRGKRGRRAYSLDDVAIVPSRRTRDPQDVSINWQIDAYQFAMPVMGAPMDSVMSPATAIALGRLGGLGVLNLEGLWTRYEDPQPLLDEIAVLSEENFNPAATRRLQEIYDAPIKAELITSRLAEMRDAGVTVAGSLTPQRTQEFYKTVLAAGVDIFVIRGTTVSAEHVSKTVEPLNLKQFIYELDVPVIVGGAAGYTPALHLMRTGAAGVLVGFGGGATTTTRRALGIHAPMATAIADIAEARRDYMDESGGRYVHVIADGGMGTSGDIVKAIAMGADAVMLGSALARAEEAPGQGWHWGQEAHHSELPRGDRVRLDTVGPLEEVLWGPSHHTNGTSNLMGALRRAMATTGYSDVKAFQRIEVLVSPYLSNM from the coding sequence GTGAGTAACGAGATTGAAATTGGCCGTGGCAAGCGTGGGCGCCGAGCCTACTCCCTCGATGATGTGGCGATTGTGCCGTCCCGGCGTACCCGGGACCCGCAGGATGTTTCGATCAACTGGCAGATAGATGCGTATCAGTTTGCCATGCCGGTCATGGGCGCGCCCATGGACTCGGTCATGTCCCCGGCCACCGCAATCGCCCTGGGCCGCCTGGGCGGACTGGGCGTGCTGAACCTTGAGGGCCTGTGGACCCGCTACGAGGATCCGCAGCCGCTGCTGGACGAAATCGCGGTCCTGAGCGAAGAGAACTTCAACCCCGCCGCCACCCGCCGGCTCCAGGAAATCTACGACGCGCCAATCAAAGCGGAGCTGATCACCTCCCGGCTGGCCGAGATGCGCGACGCCGGTGTCACCGTTGCCGGATCCCTCACCCCGCAGCGCACCCAGGAGTTCTACAAGACGGTCCTCGCCGCCGGCGTCGACATCTTTGTCATCCGCGGCACCACTGTTTCGGCCGAGCACGTCTCCAAGACGGTCGAGCCGCTGAACCTGAAGCAGTTCATCTACGAACTCGATGTGCCGGTCATCGTTGGCGGAGCCGCCGGCTACACCCCTGCCCTGCACCTGATGCGCACCGGCGCAGCCGGCGTGCTGGTGGGCTTCGGCGGGGGAGCGACCACCACCACCCGCCGCGCGCTCGGCATCCACGCGCCGATGGCCACGGCCATCGCCGACATCGCCGAAGCACGCCGCGACTACATGGATGAGTCGGGCGGCCGTTACGTACACGTGATCGCAGACGGCGGCATGGGAACCAGCGGAGACATCGTCAAGGCCATCGCCATGGGCGCCGACGCCGTCATGCTGGGTTCCGCCCTTGCCCGCGCCGAGGAAGCCCCGGGCCAGGGCTGGCACTGGGGCCAGGAAGCGCACCACAGCGAACTTCCGCGCGGCGACAGGGTCCGCCTGGACACTGTAGGGCCGCTGGAGGAAGTCCTCTGGGGCCCCTCGCACCACACCAACGGAACATCGAACCTGATGGGCGCCCTGCGCCGGGCCATGGCCACCACCGGATATTCGGATGTGAAGGCCTTCCAGCGCATCGAGGTCCTGGTCTCGCCCTACCTATCCAACATGTAG
- the guaB gene encoding IMP dehydrogenase has protein sequence MSQQSPEHDPFGFIGLTYDDVLLLPGPTDVIPSEADTSSRLSKRIRVHTPLLSAAMDTVTESRMAIAMARQGGLGVIHRNLSIPDQAEHVDRVKRSESGMITNPVTISPEATLQDLDDLCAHFRVSGLPVVDTDNKLLGIVTNRDTRFIPRADYPHRKVSEVMTRMPLITGRVGISAEETMELLGKHRIEKLPLVDNDGRLQGLITVKDFDKAEQYPLATKDDEGRLRVGAAIGFFGDGYERAMTLVDAGVDILVVDTANGHSAGVLEMISRLKKDPAAAHVDIIGGQAATREGAQALIDAGADAIKVGVGPGSICTTRVVAGVGVPQITAIYEASKAAIPAGIPLIADGGLQYSGDIGKAIVAGADTVMLGGLLAGSAESPGDLVFVNGKQFKSYRGMGSLGAMQSRGKNTSYSKDRYFQADVPSDEKLIPEGIEGQVPYRGPLSAVAHQLVGGLRQTMFYTGARTIEELKAKGKFVRITPAGLKESHPHDIMMTAEAPNYGTRR, from the coding sequence TTGAGCCAGCAGTCCCCAGAGCATGATCCGTTCGGCTTCATCGGCCTGACCTACGACGACGTCCTGCTGCTGCCCGGCCCGACGGACGTCATCCCGTCCGAGGCGGACACGTCTTCCCGCCTGTCAAAGCGGATCCGGGTGCACACGCCCCTGCTGTCCGCAGCCATGGACACGGTTACCGAATCCCGCATGGCCATCGCCATGGCCCGCCAGGGCGGGCTCGGCGTGATTCACCGCAACCTCTCCATCCCCGACCAGGCTGAGCACGTCGACCGGGTCAAGCGCAGCGAATCCGGCATGATCACCAACCCGGTCACCATTTCCCCGGAAGCCACCCTGCAGGACTTGGACGACCTGTGCGCGCACTTCCGCGTCTCGGGCCTGCCCGTGGTGGACACGGACAACAAGCTGCTGGGCATCGTGACCAACCGCGACACACGCTTCATTCCGCGCGCCGACTATCCGCACCGCAAGGTCAGCGAAGTCATGACCCGGATGCCGCTGATCACCGGCCGCGTGGGTATCAGCGCCGAGGAAACCATGGAGCTGCTCGGCAAGCACCGCATCGAGAAGCTGCCGCTGGTCGACAATGACGGCCGCCTGCAGGGCCTGATCACGGTCAAGGACTTCGACAAGGCAGAGCAGTACCCGCTGGCCACCAAGGATGACGAAGGCCGGCTGCGTGTCGGTGCCGCCATCGGTTTCTTCGGTGACGGCTACGAGCGCGCCATGACGCTGGTCGACGCCGGCGTCGACATCCTGGTTGTGGACACCGCCAACGGCCACAGCGCCGGGGTGCTGGAAATGATCTCCCGCCTGAAGAAGGACCCGGCGGCTGCGCACGTCGATATCATCGGCGGCCAGGCAGCCACCCGTGAAGGCGCCCAGGCACTCATTGATGCCGGCGCCGACGCCATCAAGGTCGGTGTCGGTCCGGGCTCCATCTGCACCACCCGCGTGGTGGCCGGCGTGGGCGTTCCCCAGATCACAGCCATCTACGAGGCCTCCAAGGCAGCCATCCCGGCCGGCATTCCGCTGATCGCCGACGGCGGCCTGCAGTACTCGGGCGACATCGGCAAGGCGATTGTGGCCGGCGCCGATACCGTAATGCTCGGCGGCCTGCTCGCCGGCTCCGCGGAAAGCCCGGGAGACCTGGTCTTCGTCAACGGCAAGCAGTTCAAGTCCTACCGCGGCATGGGCTCCCTGGGCGCCATGCAGTCCCGGGGCAAGAACACCTCGTACTCCAAGGACCGCTACTTCCAGGCGGACGTTCCCTCCGACGAGAAGCTGATTCCCGAGGGCATCGAGGGCCAGGTGCCCTACCGCGGCCCGCTTTCCGCCGTCGCGCACCAGTTGGTCGGCGGCCTGCGCCAGACCATGTTCTACACCGGTGCCCGCACCATCGAGGAACTCAAGGCCAAGGGCAAGTTTGTCCGGATCACTCCGGCCGGCCTGAAGGAATCCCACCCGCACGACATCATGATGACCGCGGAAGCGCCGAACTACGGTACCCGCCGCTAA
- a CDS encoding acyltransferase family protein yields the protein MSSNVVSAPHQRRYRPEVQGLRALAVVLVVLYHVWLGRVSGGVDIFLLISAFLLTGSFVRKVEAGAPLALGRYWLHRFKGLLPAAVVVLLAVLAASAWLLPKSDWAGIFRQVWSSLFYVQNWTLANSSVDYYARDNSAASPLQHFWSLSVQGQVFILWPLIFAGAAFAANRLRLRYRHVLLGVFGAVFLCSLAFSIWQTAVNQGYAYFDTRTRLWEFALGSLLALALPYLRFGRIPRIIMGWIGVAAMLSCGVLLQVQQQFPGYMALWPTLAAALIITAGDTGSRAGADRFLSSKPLVAMGNNSYALYLWHWPVLVLWLVTAGKENAGLLDGAVVIALSCVLAVLTTSLVENPMSRWSWPNTAPWRTAVVVAASLALVAAPLAGWQAGVRSQEQAVRLQTVMDNPGALALDPGFEYAGSTDAVVKPSSTGMGAEWAKTDGACEEAYLPEDPLLAGCLRIGSAEGAVKSIVVLGDSHAQQWLSALGPVAKANNWHLVALLKPGCRYGAAAESRSEECNAFNAASSDYVQQTVPDAVFTVASVSKPSSAEETLADGYEAGVAPFTAAGIDVLAMRDNPRFDFDMVKCLDANNLDTTACTLPRTQLLAAVSPLDALAATPGIHTLDMTDQLCTAQECPGIIGNTFVYMDHDHLSRTYLETTTGVLARRILAATGWEGTAVSATTNELLE from the coding sequence TTGAGTTCTAACGTGGTTTCGGCTCCGCACCAGCGGCGCTACCGGCCCGAAGTCCAGGGCCTGCGCGCCCTGGCCGTAGTGCTGGTGGTGCTCTACCACGTCTGGCTGGGCCGGGTCTCCGGCGGTGTGGACATCTTCCTCCTGATCTCCGCTTTCCTGCTGACCGGCTCCTTTGTGCGCAAGGTCGAAGCCGGGGCGCCGCTGGCACTGGGCCGCTACTGGCTTCACCGCTTCAAGGGCCTGCTGCCCGCCGCGGTGGTTGTCCTGCTGGCTGTGCTTGCCGCCAGCGCGTGGCTGCTGCCCAAGAGTGACTGGGCCGGGATTTTCCGGCAGGTCTGGTCCTCGCTGTTCTACGTGCAGAACTGGACCCTGGCCAACAGCTCAGTGGACTACTACGCCCGGGACAACAGTGCGGCCAGCCCGCTGCAGCACTTCTGGTCCCTCTCCGTCCAGGGACAGGTCTTCATCCTCTGGCCGCTGATCTTCGCCGGTGCCGCCTTCGCGGCCAACCGGCTGCGGCTGCGCTACCGGCATGTCCTGCTCGGAGTCTTCGGAGCGGTCTTCCTGTGCTCGCTGGCCTTTTCCATCTGGCAGACGGCCGTGAACCAGGGATATGCCTACTTCGACACCCGGACCCGCCTGTGGGAGTTCGCTCTCGGCTCGCTGCTGGCCTTGGCCCTGCCGTATCTGCGCTTTGGCCGGATCCCGCGCATCATCATGGGGTGGATCGGTGTTGCTGCGATGCTCAGCTGCGGAGTCCTCCTGCAGGTGCAGCAGCAGTTCCCCGGCTACATGGCGCTGTGGCCCACGCTGGCCGCGGCCCTGATCATCACCGCCGGAGACACCGGCAGCCGGGCCGGCGCGGACCGCTTCCTCTCCTCCAAGCCGCTGGTGGCCATGGGGAACAACTCCTACGCGCTGTACCTGTGGCACTGGCCGGTCCTCGTGCTCTGGCTGGTCACCGCCGGGAAGGAAAACGCCGGACTGCTGGACGGCGCCGTCGTCATCGCGCTCTCCTGCGTCCTGGCCGTGCTCACCACCTCGCTGGTGGAGAACCCAATGAGCCGCTGGTCCTGGCCCAATACGGCACCGTGGCGCACCGCCGTCGTCGTCGCCGCGTCCCTGGCCCTGGTCGCTGCGCCGCTGGCCGGCTGGCAGGCCGGCGTCCGCAGCCAGGAGCAGGCCGTGCGGCTGCAGACCGTGATGGACAATCCCGGCGCGCTGGCCCTCGACCCCGGCTTTGAATATGCCGGTTCCACCGACGCCGTGGTGAAGCCCTCCTCAACCGGCATGGGCGCCGAGTGGGCGAAAACCGACGGCGCCTGCGAAGAGGCCTACCTGCCGGAGGACCCGCTGCTGGCCGGCTGCCTGCGGATCGGTTCCGCCGAAGGGGCCGTCAAGAGCATCGTGGTGCTCGGGGACTCCCATGCCCAGCAGTGGCTGTCCGCCCTGGGCCCGGTGGCCAAGGCGAACAACTGGCACCTCGTGGCGCTGCTCAAGCCGGGCTGCCGCTACGGCGCCGCCGCCGAAAGCCGCAGCGAGGAATGCAACGCGTTCAACGCGGCCTCCTCCGACTACGTGCAGCAAACGGTTCCCGACGCTGTCTTCACGGTCGCATCCGTCTCCAAGCCCAGCTCGGCGGAGGAAACCCTGGCCGACGGCTACGAGGCAGGGGTTGCCCCCTTCACTGCTGCCGGAATCGACGTGCTTGCCATGCGGGACAACCCCCGCTTCGACTTCGACATGGTCAAGTGCCTGGACGCCAACAACCTCGACACCACGGCGTGCACCCTGCCGCGCACCCAGCTCCTGGCCGCCGTCTCACCGCTGGATGCACTCGCCGCGACCCCCGGGATCCACACCCTGGATATGACCGACCAGCTCTGCACCGCCCAGGAATGCCCGGGCATCATCGGCAACACCTTCGTCTACATGGACCACGACCACCTGAGCCGCACCTACCTCGAGACCACCACCGGCGTCCTCGCCCGACGGATTCTCGCGGCGACAGGCTGGGAGGGAACAGCTGTGAGCGCCACCACCAACGAATTGTTGGAATAG
- the groL gene encoding chaperonin GroEL (60 kDa chaperone family; promotes refolding of misfolded polypeptides especially under stressful conditions; forms two stacked rings of heptamers to form a barrel-shaped 14mer; ends can be capped by GroES; misfolded proteins enter the barrel where they are refolded when GroES binds), with product MAKQLEFNDSARRSLEAGVDKLANTVKVTLGPRGRNVVLAKTWGAPTITNDGVTIAREVELEDPYENLGAQLAKEVATKTNDVAGDGTTTATVLAQALVKEGLRNVAAGAAPGQLKRGMETAVEAVAARLLENAKEVQGNQVAHVAAISAQSTEIGELLAKAFDTVGKDGVITIEESSSTQTELVITEGMQFDKGYLSPYFVTDPERQEAVLEDALILINSGKISSVAEFLPLLEKALQTSKPLFIIAEDIEGEALSTLVVNKIRGTLNVVAVKAPGFGDRRKAMMQDIATLTGAQVVSPDLGLKLDQVGLEVLGSARRITVTKDSTTIVDGTGSESDVADRVSQIRAEIERSDSDWDREKLQERLAKLSGGIGVIKVGAATEVELKEKKHRIEDAVSSTRAALEEGIVAGGGSALVHAAKALDTDPEVAKLEGDAATAVGLVRRALAQPLRWIAENAGAEGMVVVAKVTDLEVNHGFNAATGVYENLVDAGIIDPVKVTRSALRNAASIAALVLTTEALVVEKPADNDEDHGHQH from the coding sequence ATGGCAAAGCAATTGGAGTTCAACGACTCCGCCCGCCGTTCGCTGGAGGCCGGCGTCGACAAGCTGGCCAACACCGTCAAGGTGACCCTCGGCCCGCGCGGCCGCAACGTAGTGCTCGCCAAGACCTGGGGCGCTCCCACCATCACGAACGACGGCGTCACCATCGCCCGTGAGGTTGAGCTGGAGGACCCGTACGAGAACCTCGGCGCACAGCTGGCCAAGGAAGTAGCAACCAAGACCAACGATGTTGCCGGCGACGGCACCACCACCGCAACCGTCCTGGCCCAGGCGCTGGTCAAGGAAGGCCTGCGCAACGTTGCTGCCGGCGCAGCTCCGGGCCAGCTCAAGCGCGGCATGGAGACTGCCGTGGAGGCAGTGGCAGCCCGCCTGCTGGAAAATGCCAAGGAAGTCCAGGGCAACCAGGTGGCGCATGTCGCCGCCATCTCCGCGCAGAGCACCGAGATCGGCGAGCTGCTCGCCAAGGCCTTTGACACCGTCGGCAAGGACGGCGTCATCACCATCGAGGAATCCTCCTCGACGCAGACCGAACTGGTCATCACCGAGGGCATGCAGTTCGACAAGGGCTACCTGTCCCCGTACTTCGTGACCGATCCGGAGCGTCAGGAAGCCGTCCTCGAGGACGCCTTGATCCTGATCAACTCCGGCAAGATCTCCTCCGTGGCCGAGTTCCTGCCGCTGCTGGAAAAGGCGCTGCAGACCTCCAAGCCGCTGTTCATCATCGCCGAGGACATTGAAGGCGAAGCCCTGTCCACCCTGGTGGTCAACAAGATCCGCGGCACCCTGAACGTGGTAGCCGTCAAGGCTCCCGGCTTCGGCGACCGCCGCAAGGCCATGATGCAGGACATCGCCACCCTCACCGGTGCGCAGGTTGTCTCCCCGGACCTGGGCCTGAAGCTGGACCAGGTTGGCCTTGAGGTGCTGGGTTCGGCCCGCCGCATCACGGTCACCAAGGACAGCACCACCATCGTCGACGGAACCGGCTCGGAATCAGACGTCGCGGACCGCGTTTCCCAGATCCGTGCAGAGATTGAGCGCTCGGATTCCGACTGGGACCGCGAGAAGCTGCAGGAACGCCTGGCCAAGCTCTCCGGCGGCATTGGTGTCATCAAGGTCGGCGCAGCCACCGAGGTTGAGCTGAAGGAAAAGAAGCACCGCATCGAAGACGCCGTGTCTTCCACGCGTGCAGCCCTGGAAGAGGGCATTGTGGCCGGCGGCGGTTCCGCACTGGTCCACGCTGCCAAGGCCCTGGACACCGATCCGGAGGTCGCCAAGCTCGAAGGCGACGCCGCCACCGCCGTGGGCCTGGTGCGCCGCGCACTGGCCCAGCCGCTGCGCTGGATCGCCGAGAACGCCGGTGCCGAAGGCATGGTTGTTGTTGCCAAGGTCACCGACCTCGAGGTCAACCACGGCTTCAACGCCGCAACCGGCGTCTACGAGAACCTCGTTGACGCCGGGATCATCGACCCGGTCAAGGTCACGCGGTCGGCGCTGCGCAACGCGGCGTCCATCGCCGCGCTGGTCCTCACCACGGAAGCTCTCGTGGTGGAGAAGCCGGCCGACAACGACGAAGATCACGGCCACCAGCACTAG
- the groES gene encoding co-chaperone GroES, with protein sequence MSVSIKPLEDRIVVRPLEAEQTTASGLVIPDTAKEKPQEGEVVAVGPGRVDDNGNRVPVDVSEGDVVIYSKYGGTEVKHGGQEYLVLSARDVLAIVVK encoded by the coding sequence GTGTCGGTCTCGATTAAGCCCCTTGAGGATCGCATTGTTGTCCGCCCCCTCGAAGCCGAGCAGACCACTGCTTCCGGCCTCGTCATCCCGGACACCGCCAAGGAAAAGCCCCAGGAGGGCGAAGTTGTCGCAGTAGGCCCCGGCCGTGTTGACGACAACGGCAACCGCGTTCCGGTTGATGTTTCCGAAGGTGACGTTGTCATCTACTCGAAGTACGGCGGAACCGAAGTCAAGCACGGCGGCCAGGAGTACCTGGTGCTGTCCGCCCGCGACGTGCTGGCCATCGTCGTTAAGTAG